A window of Cryptomeria japonica chromosome 3, Sugi_1.0, whole genome shotgun sequence contains these coding sequences:
- the LOC131066342 gene encoding BURP domain protein RD22 isoform X1, whose product MLAGLAGIYKMKILIGLTVLISVLAIEAATLNGERVSPSLTYWHEKLPTTAMPETLKALISAEDEKVAVNVGKGGVNVNVGKGNTPPKAPAPAPKGEGKGVGVAVKPPVKGGGGVSVRTPGKGVGVHVGIKSPYDYNYAADTQMLADPSLSMFLLEKDLHSGTKVSLRLVQENNPDAQKTQFLPRGVAEQIPFSSDKFSVALKELNVEQDSDMGVAMKETLQECESPAIKGESKYCATSLESMIDYSTSRLGSNHVTVLATNVPKTAKSMKQEYTIVGVKYVSKPGEKSVVCHSQKYAYAVFYCHEAQGTRTARVWVKGEDGSRAEAVAVCHADTSAWNPNHVAFQVLNVKPGAASLCHFIPQDHVVWLPVN is encoded by the exons ATGCTAGCAGGATTGGCTGGCATCTACAAGATGAAAATCTTAATTGGTTTGACTGTTCTTATA TCAGTATTGGCTATCGAAGCCGCCACTTTGAATGGTGAAAGAGTATCTCCGAGCTTAACGTACTGGCACGAGAAGCTGCCGACGACGGCCATGCCAGAAACTCTTAAGGCCCTCATCTCAGCCGAGGACGAGAAGGTGGCGGTGAACGTGGGCAAGGGAGGAGTGAACGTGAACGTGGGGAAGGGCAATACGCCACCAAAAGCGCCAGCACCTGCACCGAAAGGCGAGGGAAAAGGCGTTGGGGTAGCTGTGAAACCTCCAGTAAAAGGCGGCGGCGGCGTCTCTGTAAGAACCCCCGGCAAAGGGGTCGGAGTACATGTCGGCATAAAGAGTCCATACGACTACAACTACGCTGCAGATACCCAAATGCTAGCTGACCCATCTCTCTCCATGTTTCTGCTGGAAAAAGATTTGCACAGCGGAACAAAAGTATCTTTACGCTTAGTCCAGGAGAACAATCCAGACGCCCAAAAGACTCAATTTCTTCCCCGTGGTGTAGCAGAACAAATTCCCTTTTCCTCCGACAAGTTTTCTGTGGCTTTGAAGGAGCTCAACGTAGAGCAAGATTCTGACATGGGTGTGGCCATGAAGGAGACTTTACAGGAATGTGAGAGTCCCGCCATCAAGGGCGAAAGCAAGTACTGTGCTACATCGTTGGAGTCCATGATTGACTACAGCACTTCAAGGCTGGGAAGCAACCATGTAACTGTTTTAGCAACCAATGTTCCAAAGACAGCAAAATCCATGAAGCAGGAATATACCATCGTGGGAGTTAAGTATGTGAGCAAACCAGGGGAGAAATCGGTGGTGTGTCACAGTCAGAAATATGCTTACGCAGTGTTTTACTGCCATGAAGCTCAGGGCACAAGGACTGCTAGGGTTTGGGTTAAGGGCGAAGATGGCAGTCGGGCTGAGGCTGTGGCAGTTTGCCACGCAGACACTAGTGCTTGGAACCCTAACCACGTGGCATTCCAGGTCTTGAATGTGAAGCCTGGTGCTGCTTCTCTCTGCCATTTCATTCCTCAGGATCACGTTGTCTGGCTTCCAGTCAACTAA
- the LOC131066342 gene encoding BURP domain protein RD22 isoform X2 gives MPETLKALISAEDEKVAVNVGKGGVNVNVGKGNTPPKAPAPAPKGEGKGVGVAVKPPVKGGGGVSVRTPGKGVGVHVGIKSPYDYNYAADTQMLADPSLSMFLLEKDLHSGTKVSLRLVQENNPDAQKTQFLPRGVAEQIPFSSDKFSVALKELNVEQDSDMGVAMKETLQECESPAIKGESKYCATSLESMIDYSTSRLGSNHVTVLATNVPKTAKSMKQEYTIVGVKYVSKPGEKSVVCHSQKYAYAVFYCHEAQGTRTARVWVKGEDGSRAEAVAVCHADTSAWNPNHVAFQVLNVKPGAASLCHFIPQDHVVWLPVN, from the coding sequence ATGCCAGAAACTCTTAAGGCCCTCATCTCAGCCGAGGACGAGAAGGTGGCGGTGAACGTGGGCAAGGGAGGAGTGAACGTGAACGTGGGGAAGGGCAATACGCCACCAAAAGCGCCAGCACCTGCACCGAAAGGCGAGGGAAAAGGCGTTGGGGTAGCTGTGAAACCTCCAGTAAAAGGCGGCGGCGGCGTCTCTGTAAGAACCCCCGGCAAAGGGGTCGGAGTACATGTCGGCATAAAGAGTCCATACGACTACAACTACGCTGCAGATACCCAAATGCTAGCTGACCCATCTCTCTCCATGTTTCTGCTGGAAAAAGATTTGCACAGCGGAACAAAAGTATCTTTACGCTTAGTCCAGGAGAACAATCCAGACGCCCAAAAGACTCAATTTCTTCCCCGTGGTGTAGCAGAACAAATTCCCTTTTCCTCCGACAAGTTTTCTGTGGCTTTGAAGGAGCTCAACGTAGAGCAAGATTCTGACATGGGTGTGGCCATGAAGGAGACTTTACAGGAATGTGAGAGTCCCGCCATCAAGGGCGAAAGCAAGTACTGTGCTACATCGTTGGAGTCCATGATTGACTACAGCACTTCAAGGCTGGGAAGCAACCATGTAACTGTTTTAGCAACCAATGTTCCAAAGACAGCAAAATCCATGAAGCAGGAATATACCATCGTGGGAGTTAAGTATGTGAGCAAACCAGGGGAGAAATCGGTGGTGTGTCACAGTCAGAAATATGCTTACGCAGTGTTTTACTGCCATGAAGCTCAGGGCACAAGGACTGCTAGGGTTTGGGTTAAGGGCGAAGATGGCAGTCGGGCTGAGGCTGTGGCAGTTTGCCACGCAGACACTAGTGCTTGGAACCCTAACCACGTGGCATTCCAGGTCTTGAATGTGAAGCCTGGTGCTGCTTCTCTCTGCCATTTCATTCCTCAGGATCACGTTGTCTGGCTTCCAGTCAACTAA